In one window of Bdellovibrio bacteriovorus DNA:
- a CDS encoding winged helix-turn-helix domain-containing protein, with translation MTNLPHLLQLAKLQSRNGDMPEARETAAEALHTFAKTEQHSFWIESARVYLQSCIELEDIATAEKVMLEALELLASGKLSESLQASVQTLIASWFLAQGKAAESQAYLDSAINKATHSRDLEVLARALLINAFQLSFNQKTFTQALQLLSKIETLLAEIENPELSLIANNVRGYIYIESQQYEAALNTLWKNYETAKRHGYQTSISSVLGELALVARAQQQHEHYRLYAELALKGLNPQKTPRLYKRILKVYPESERNHKAHYDFEIDEKNRFVRERTKGPIDFKNQHILFDMALMFIKHPGQRYSKEDLAEKIWSQVYDPDLHDNLIYVSIKRLRTLLEPDLESPRYILRDRKGYYFNSQTHVHFKNLEEAPL, from the coding sequence ATGACAAATCTTCCCCACCTTTTACAACTAGCCAAACTGCAGTCCCGCAATGGGGATATGCCAGAGGCTCGTGAAACGGCGGCGGAAGCTTTGCATACATTTGCGAAGACGGAACAACATTCCTTCTGGATTGAAAGCGCGCGAGTTTATCTTCAATCTTGTATTGAGCTTGAAGACATTGCCACGGCTGAAAAAGTCATGCTCGAAGCTTTGGAGCTTTTGGCTTCGGGCAAACTTTCTGAGTCTCTTCAAGCCTCTGTGCAGACTTTGATTGCCTCTTGGTTTTTAGCTCAGGGAAAAGCGGCTGAATCACAAGCCTATCTGGATTCGGCGATCAACAAAGCAACCCACAGTCGCGATCTTGAAGTTCTAGCAAGAGCGCTTTTAATCAATGCATTCCAACTGTCATTCAATCAAAAAACTTTCACGCAAGCCCTTCAGCTTTTAAGCAAGATCGAAACTCTGCTGGCGGAAATAGAAAATCCCGAGCTTTCCCTGATTGCAAACAATGTTCGCGGTTATATTTATATTGAATCTCAACAGTACGAAGCAGCCTTAAACACGCTTTGGAAAAATTATGAGACGGCAAAACGTCATGGTTACCAAACGTCGATTTCCTCTGTTTTAGGAGAGCTGGCACTCGTAGCCCGCGCACAACAACAGCACGAGCACTACCGCCTTTATGCCGAGCTGGCCTTAAAAGGTTTAAATCCGCAAAAGACGCCACGCCTTTATAAACGCATCCTCAAAGTCTATCCGGAAAGCGAGCGCAATCATAAAGCTCACTATGACTTTGAGATCGACGAAAAAAATCGATTTGTGCGCGAAAGAACTAAAGGCCCGATTGATTTTAAGAATCAGCATATTCTTTTTGATATGGCTTTGATGTTCATCAAACATCCAGGCCAACGCTATTCAAAGGAAGATTTAGCGGAAAAAATCTGGTCGCAAGTTTACGACCCCGATCTGCATGACAATTTGATCTATGTTTCGATCAAACGTCTGCGCACTTTGCTAGAGCCGGACTTAGAAAGTCCGCGCTACATCCTGCGTGATCGCAAAGGTTATTACTTCAACTCACAAACCCATGTTCATTTTAAGAATTTAGAGGAAGCTCCACTATGA
- the pheS gene encoding phenylalanine--tRNA ligase subunit alpha has protein sequence MSTTKLDSIKDTALAAFKAAPTSKDLYDLKVQYLGKSGSLTEIMKEMASLPKEEKPLFGKKVNEVKQLLEAAYTEAEDTLKKKEISAKMAAEEIDLTLPAASQAKGSAHPVNIVVEEIFTVMARLGYSVRTGPLIEKDYYNFEALNIPADHPARDMQDTFFIDKSHVLRTHTSPIQIHSLETEQLPLRVIGTGPVFRCDSDISHLPNFHQIEALCVDEKVSMADLKGTISFFVREFFGPGLKTRFRPSFFPFTEPSAEVDCSCPICKGKGCSLCKQSGWIEIGGCGLVNPKVFQAAKIEYPKWQGFAFGFGVERMAIIKYGIEDIRLFPENDVRFLRQFVK, from the coding sequence ATGTCCACGACCAAACTTGATTCCATCAAAGATACAGCCCTGGCGGCTTTTAAAGCTGCTCCAACATCTAAAGACCTCTACGACCTCAAGGTTCAATACCTGGGGAAAAGCGGTTCACTTACAGAGATCATGAAAGAAATGGCCTCTTTGCCGAAAGAGGAAAAGCCTCTGTTTGGTAAAAAAGTGAACGAGGTGAAGCAGCTTCTTGAGGCTGCTTACACGGAAGCCGAAGACACTCTGAAGAAAAAAGAGATTTCGGCAAAAATGGCGGCCGAAGAAATCGATCTGACTTTGCCTGCGGCTTCGCAAGCAAAAGGCTCGGCTCACCCAGTGAATATCGTCGTGGAAGAAATCTTTACGGTGATGGCGCGTTTGGGTTACAGCGTGCGCACCGGTCCACTTATCGAAAAAGATTATTATAACTTCGAGGCTTTGAATATTCCTGCCGATCACCCTGCGCGTGATATGCAAGATACTTTCTTTATCGATAAAAGCCATGTTCTTCGCACGCACACATCTCCGATTCAAATCCACTCTTTGGAAACCGAACAGTTGCCATTGCGTGTGATTGGTACGGGCCCGGTGTTCCGTTGTGATAGCGATATTTCACATCTTCCAAACTTCCATCAAATTGAAGCTTTGTGTGTGGATGAGAAAGTTTCAATGGCCGATCTTAAAGGCACGATCAGTTTCTTCGTTCGTGAGTTCTTCGGTCCTGGTTTGAAAACAAGATTCCGTCCTAGTTTCTTCCCTTTCACCGAACCTTCGGCAGAGGTGGATTGTTCATGCCCCATCTGTAAAGGAAAAGGCTGCAGTCTTTGTAAACAATCGGGCTGGATTGAAATCGGCGGTTGCGGTCTTGTGAATCCGAAAGTGTTCCAAGCGGCGAAAATCGAATATCCAAAATGGCAAGGTTTTGCGTTCGGCTTCGGTGTTGAGCGTATGGCGATTATTAAATACGGCATCGAAGACATTCGTTTGTTCCCTGAAAATGATGTGCGTTTCTTAAGGCAGTTTGTAAAATGA
- the rsmG gene encoding 16S rRNA (guanine(527)-N(7))-methyltransferase RsmG, giving the protein MAHKNKSNYSPYKARQEARGNFSPSNMGRHKKPELIYELNEANDRLADVFRNHGFDMVNHEQRMQLAHFYRLLMLNQEKENFTRLLKLRDVAIKHFIDSIIILKYTKLQFPLLDVGTGPGFPGIPLKIMLPDEKILLGEGVQRRVEFLKHVRSEMKLQNLDILGRNINQHCMYPVNGAITRAVEDIGNTLGNVISCLQTGGRVYFMKGPGVDPEIKAFKETEWSEYYKLVEDVAYTLPQTPHERRLVVYEKIKNKPLPEEDEGEELLFDELSGDEKRRWAKYT; this is encoded by the coding sequence ATGGCGCATAAAAATAAATCGAACTACAGTCCCTATAAAGCCCGTCAAGAAGCCCGTGGAAACTTCTCCCCTTCGAACATGGGTCGTCATAAGAAGCCTGAGCTGATTTATGAGCTCAATGAGGCCAACGACCGCCTGGCCGATGTCTTCCGCAATCACGGTTTCGATATGGTGAACCACGAGCAGCGCATGCAATTGGCACATTTTTACCGTCTTTTGATGTTAAATCAGGAAAAAGAGAATTTCACTCGCCTGCTGAAACTGCGCGACGTCGCTATTAAACATTTCATCGATAGCATCATCATCCTGAAATACACGAAACTCCAGTTTCCGCTTTTAGACGTAGGCACGGGCCCAGGCTTTCCGGGGATTCCTTTAAAAATCATGCTTCCCGACGAAAAAATTCTTTTGGGAGAAGGCGTTCAGCGCCGGGTGGAATTTTTAAAGCACGTCCGCTCTGAAATGAAGCTTCAAAACCTCGATATTTTGGGTCGCAATATCAACCAACACTGCATGTATCCCGTGAATGGAGCAATTACTCGCGCGGTGGAAGATATCGGCAATACTTTGGGGAACGTGATCAGTTGCCTTCAAACGGGCGGCCGCGTTTATTTCATGAAAGGCCCTGGAGTTGATCCAGAAATCAAAGCCTTTAAAGAAACTGAGTGGTCTGAGTATTACAAACTTGTTGAAGACGTCGCCTACACTCTTCCCCAAACTCCGCATGAGCGTCGCTTGGTTGTTTACGAAAAGATCAAAAACAAGCCTCTGCCTGAAGAGGATGAAGGCGAAGAGCTTTTATTTGACGAACTTTCCGGAGACGAGAAAAGACGTTGGGCCAAATACACTTAA